The DNA window catcacgaACCTGTTCAAACTAGGCACAGTGCATTGAATGGGATATTATATTGATTATGATCAAACCTTAAAGAGGATCTATCATgttcttgggcacatgcggtgtaatacaccactagaaagctgacagtgcattgaattcaacgTACTATCAGCTGTCCCGTCCTGTGCCCCCAGCAAGTGCccttaccatagctcttcagtgtcagaagggcgtttctgacagtgttAGCTGAGCGGTGAGAAAtgcgccgcccccccccccccccagtactagtctataggtGAGTactgttagggggggggggggggggggcgttcctcaccgctcagtatcATGGCTGGGTGATGAGGAacgctacacacagtattgtcaggaggggcgtttatGTCTGActctcagaaactcccttctgacagtgaagagctacggtaccggcaccaatgaGGTCCTCTATAATATAGTCTaggggtaggaaaccttcggcactccagctgttgtaaaactacaactcccagcatgcatacttgctctgctgttcttggaattcccgtggaagtgaatggagcccgttgggagttgtagcttcattgcagctggagagccgaaggtcttTTTATTCATTACTTGCAGTAATgacatgtatgtaatgtctgtggTGGTGAATCACTGCTCATAATGATGTCCATAGTACCAGCAGTGCCACAGTCACACGTCCAGTACACCACCCAGTAGTGTTGGTCAGCCATAATGTAGTCAGCTGGTATGGTGGTGGACTTGGAAAAGGAGTCTGCACCTGTTTATTCATTTCTACAGTCTGGAGATCTTACTGGGGACTTCTGTAATGTAGGAAACATCTTTGTGTGAGTGATTCTTTCTATTGGTGCGGTGACTACTTCTATGTTGTGGACAGTAAAGCTATGATATTGGTACAGACAGAGGTGGCACATTGGTATATGAGAACTCTCTGTATGTTGCATCATGTCTGAAGACATTGAAAGCCACACACAAGTGCAATGTAACGCTGCCATCTGTGTCACTTAAAGGGACTTCCTGAGATTAGAATATTGATGGTTATCCTTtatgatttgggggggggggggggtctgtctcCTGGCATCCTCACCTCAAGTGACCATCACCTCACCAGTGGTCATATGACCTGTTTGAAGTCCAGTCCATCTTTAATAAAGGGGGCTGAGCTGGagtgcttggtaagtagagaaAAGCCTGTAGAGCTTATCCAAACAGCTGAGTGGGGGCGCTACAGGCTGTCAGACCCCGGCTGATCTGATATTCATGCTCCATGCTTGTGATCAGTAGAATAATCCTGGAACACTAATAAGATAAGCTAAAGATGGCAGCCCGAATCTTTGTACATTTGCTCTTTCACCATTTTCTGTTTTACATCTACCCAAAATGGATCATTGTCAGTGTGTTTAATGGTATTGGATATATTTTCTGTGACGCCACGTAGTAACATGTTGCTGAGATAACCTGTGACCCTCCATACTTTTATGACAGTGGTCGCACTCATTGACCTAGTGAGAGGCCTATTGTATGTTTTGATGGACTTCACCAACATAAGTGACTGTGATATCCCGGAAAGTATGGCTGTGACTCTGCAGCTGTATTTGGGCAGCAAGATAACTATAAATGTGACATTATGGAAGGCCTCTCCTGCAGGGACTTGCTAGAGTGGTCCCTCAAAGAAATGTCTTGTGTTAGTGTCAGTGGATACTTTCCTCTGAATTTACTATTGTTTCCTGATAGATTTTGTCATGTTGCTATCACTCCTTGTCTTCACCTTTACATTACCCTTTAGGCGTATggcactatataatgtacagctatGTGGCACTAGTTTATGTTCACTGACCTACTATTGTGCTCTCTTACAGGATATACTCCAGGTACGCCATACAAAGTGTCATGTTCCCCCACCAGCGGCACTGTCCCACCCTATTCTTCTTCCCCTAACCCCTACCAGACTGCAGTATACCCAGTAAGAAGTGCCTACCCACAGCAAAATCCATATGCACAGGTAAAGGCTGCATAACTGTATTATTtattactgtgtgtgtgtgtatgtatgtaatatattttatacacatttatatttatatactttttttatGGGGTGGGGGAGATATAATTGCACAAGCCACATACCAGATGTGGCCATGGTAGTCATAAGGAACACCAAACTGAAGTGATCTTATCCCGTCCTCCTCAGTCTTAGGATGGAGAAGCAGTTTCTGCTGCCTTTTTGGTACAGGTTTTGTTCCACAGGACTGGTCATcactatgtgatctgtgggggttcaacACGTGGGCTTTGCATAGGTCAGCTCTATAGGTCCGTTCTTATTACTTATATAGGAGCACAGCTGCTTCCATTCCTGACCACTGCTTCCAGCACCAGAAGGTTACTGAAGTAGCTGATCTGGTAGAGTTCCAGGTATCAGTCCTCCACtgagatactgatgacctctgaTATGAATAGGTCATGAATGAAAAATGCATTTGGGTCCAGAAAACCCCATTGAGGGTAAACCCCCCCCACAGATAGAAAAAACATTCTGCACCCCTGGTAGTCAGCTGTTAGTAGCATTGCTTGCGTGAGCTCCATTGCAAagtcacaggtcatgtgatgtcttgtTCACGTGTCACATAGGCTGTAATCTGCGATACCAAGCTCAGTGTCTATACAATACATGGCACTGTGCTTGTAAACTATGAAGAGGCCCTATCGCCTATCCAAATACTGCAATTTCTTCAAACTGGTGATCAGATCCCCACAGATTTGGTAGAGATGGAAAATTTGCAGTGTATTACTGTAACAACAAAGTTGTAACAACAAAACATCTGTGTTGGAAATTTCTATTCGGTGCAGATTTTCAATCTGCAGCAAATCTGTCAATATTTTCTGCATCTTTTCATCAGAGATTTCATCCTTTGCAATACCGAAGATACAATCTTCTCTCCTGTAGTGACACATGAGGCTGTGAGCTCAGGGTTTATCATTAGAGATCATATAAATGGTGACAAATGAAAGTATAAGTGTTATTACACAACAGCCAGTTATTAAAGTAGATGGCATTTGACTCTCCAGCGTATTTATCCAAGTCAATGTATTTTACTTTTGTATTACAGCAGGGAACCTACTATACACAACCTCTGTATGCAGCCCCTCCGCATGTAATCCATCACACTACAGTTGTGCAACCCAATGGCATGCCAGCGACGATGTACCCAGCAGCAATACCGCCTCCTAGAGGCAGCGGTGTAGCTATGGGGATGGTAGCCGGGACCACAATGGCAATGTCTGCCGGTAAGTGCATGCATATCCTTGCTGTTACTATCTTTTGTGTGAGCATGTTGTTAGATAGCATTGTTTTATATCTATATGCATATTTTGTCTTCTAGGTACATTGTTGACCACTCATTCACCAACTCCAGTAGCTCCTCACCAAGTTACAATGCCTACATATCGGCCTCCAGGGACACCAACTTATAGTTATGTCCCTACACAATGGTGATGGCCTACCAGTGTAAGTGTGCTTTATCATGTCTCTCTTCCTGGATCTCTCTGTAGCAGCTCTTTAGATTTTGGGTTTGATCAGTCATCATTGGTACATAAATAGTCGCCGTAACCCAACACTTTTGATCCTTCCATAAAACACATCTACCTCTTCATGTATGTCACCACTCCGTACACCCTATGTTAATTTATTAGTTACTTCTATATAGAATTGCTCAGTCAGATATACTTTTCTgtacagtaaaacatgtcccatcGGTTACCAGCCTGCCAAGTGGTGAATGGAGCCTTGAAATAGATTCATGTTGGGTTGTACTTTGATCTCATCCTACAGCAGATGACACGTGAAAGAAATGTTGGGAATGCTGGAtgatttcaacatgcccgatcctttcCCCTATGGGATAAGCCACTGACAGAGCAGTGCggcagcagcttcttcttctctctctctcctgagaTTACATAAATGTATATGATCTGAGCATTTTGTGGCCAGCCTTGTGTGTGGTCTGCTCCATACAGATCAGTAGAGGTTCCAGAGAGACAAGTGTCGTACctcggctatctctggcactcctaTTGAAGATTTGGGTGGTGCCTCTGTCACCCCAACCACTGCTCCTTTCAGATCAGTGAACCCCAACTACCTTGTCAGTCTATAAGACCCCCAACCATCCCCTGTCCTTGTTAAGTCAACTCGTAGAATACTTGTGGTGATGTTACTTTTGCCATCTGGCTCCTTACCTATCCTGGTTCCTGTTTCTTCAGGTTTAAAGATGGAAGATATGCAAGCAAGTAAGATGCTTATTAGATGGTGCTGAAGTGTTATACCTCCAGCGAGAAGTTTCTTCCTTCTGAATTCTCTCAACACTTTGCCTAACACTAATTCAGGATCTGAAGATTTCCATTATTGCATATCTTAACATCTTGGGACTCTAGTGGTTGTCTTTAATATAAAATCCTGTTTTGTGGACAgtcttgctatttttttttagctaattcTAATGATAAAAAGGGAGTATAAAGTTGTTTCAATGATCCATATCTAGTTGAATGCATGTTTAAAACACAATGACGCTTGCTCAGTTTATTGCAGTGACATATGCAAAACAAAGAAAGATCATATGCAAAATCCAAAGGAGTCCAGAAGAATTCTTAAGGCTTTTTGCTACTAGTAAGGCCTTAGAAACTTGAGGCAAGACTAATCACCCGTGTGTTCTTTGAGTGTTGCTCTACCATTATTTTTGAAGGTTGGTGCCATGTGATCTATGACATCATATGAAGTAATTAGTGTAATTCCGATTATACCCGACTTCTCACTAGGAATAatacgttttgttttttgtttttttcattcctAAGTTTGTATTTCTACATTGTGTTAAATAGGATTAGCTGGTTCAGGTGATATGACCATGCAAGCAGCTGTGTGACTAAGGAAGATAACTTGGCTCCTAGAACACAGGTTGCATCTTTTAACACTATCAGTATATCTCGTTCTTGAGTACAGATCTCGCCATGCACGAGGTGGCCACTTTCTAGTATTCGCTCTGCACTTATTGCAGCTTAGAAGACTGACAGACACTTCAAGCATTCCATTGAAAGCGAAGGGCCCGTCGCCTTTTCTTCTCCTATTATTTGACTTGATTGGAtttggagagagaaaaaaaaaacgtaaaaaattCTATGCATCAcgaaatgtgaaaaataaaaatgggaaAGGGGGAGATGCTAGTTTTCAGCTCGTACGATACAGCGACCACGTTTGTTTCTTATTTCTATTTGCGTTTTTGTaccttttttaatattttattttatttttattgctcaCTTTGTGCAGAGGTTTTCTGTTGGCATTCCACAATAAAATAACTTGATGACCATTCTCCTCTCCAATGTATATACATGTTCCATGAGAGGGTTTTGTTtagaaaaatataaacaataaaaAGTCGTGTTACACAAACCTGCGACTGGACTCGTACATTCTCACGGTTGACACCAGAGCGATACCCAGCGACTCGCTACGCAGAAACGTTTCTGCCACGCACAGGCAGGCTATCAGTCTGTCGGCAGTGTGCACGATAATAGCGGGTGGGTTCTTAAAACCGGTGCAAAGAAAAAGCTGCCGGTTGGAAGCCATTTTGAAAATGAAAGCAATCTGATTGGTTCCTTTTCCATGCAACCGTTTTAATCAATCTCCCTTGACGTGTCTGTGTAGCCGCTTGCTAGACCACAGCTTAGTGGCAACTGACTCCTGGGAAGTGTTATGGTACGTTGAAGCATAAAACTATGTATAGTGTAATTGCATTTACAGTTTATAGTGACCTAAAGAGATTTTGCTATCTTGGGTATTTATACTTCTGCCATAAATACAGTCTTCAGAACTAGTCAGGGCCTGTGGTGAATAGAAAGGTGGTTGCTCTGTAGCTTTATCCATTCCCTTCTGTAAGACTTCCAAAAATGGCTGTTTTTGAAAGTCccacaaagtgaatggagagGCGTACATGCACAGCTATGTCACTATTTGCAGTGGCCACAAAATAAGGGTCACCGGCCCTTTTTTCTAGATGGGATCCACATCTATAGGATGTTTAtggaagagggggaaaaaaagcccTTTAAATGAAGGTGACACTAAGCTTCTTGCTGGAGGTGTTGTCTAGTATTTTGAGAGTATGGATTACATTGTAATGTGGTGGTATGTGATCTCTAGCAGCATCCAGTGCTCAGTATTACACCCCCATGATATAGGCTCGTATATCTCGTACAGTATTAGTTTAGGAAGATTCTCTGCACCAGGCCACAGGCACCAATTCCTAATGTGTACCTTCAGATAAGTACAAGCCAAGTGAACAATGCACAATCTATCCTTTCATTGTCCTCTCATCTTGTAACCTAATCGGAAGAAGTCAGACTATTGAATCCTTATCACTCTGCTGACTGTACAGAATAGACTGGTAATGAAGTAATAAACATGGCTGAAGGTGGCCGCACCCGTTAACTGTATGTCACAGATCTGCTCTCCATTCTTGTCAAGGGTGATGAGGGTGGACAGTTGTATTCCCAAGAACAGCACCCACTACCAATGGTGGTGAGTTTCTTTCTCCCACTTTAGAAGATGTTCCTGCTTGGCCGAGCGTGCATGTATTTAGGAGAGCCGGATAAGGTAGTGGTCTGCGAAACTGGCACAGTGGGTCAGTGCAGCTGCCATGGCCATGATAGAGGGAAATTGTAGTAAAGGTCATTAGGTTCCTCTAATACATTCTGCCAGAGAGTATTGCAATACAGATTTCTAAGGTTACCCATTCTATCTACAAAAAATAAATCTCTAGATATGGCGGCTTTTGGTATCCATGTCTACATGTATGATTAGGCCCCTTTTATGTCACACTGTGGAGATTCCCTCTCTTTGAGGAAGGATTGTCTCTTATGTTCAATTTATTTACTCCTCATCCTTGGGGAAAAGAAGTCTCCTGGTCAGGGTGTGAAAGAGAATTAAAGGGGAATGGGATAAAAAAAGAATCCAAATACCTATTGTACTGTGCTAGATAGACTGTGAATTGGGGCCATTGGTTGTTTTCAGTTGCCATATCAAGGCCTGACCTGCCATGTTGTCGGGAAACCGCCGAACAGGTTGCTGTGATATGGCAACATCtacggagatatatatatatcttataaagCCACCATATCTTCCGATTAAGTTACAGTATATGGGGCTAATAATAGACCTAGAGTGGGGAACTCCATCAAGCACTTGTATCTAGTCCATGTATCTAATGTCTTGGTATTTCAGTTTACGTGAACTCTGTCCACCTCATAAGAAAAGCTCCAGCATGGAAttcatgtttttttatttatttttttttagatttaaacAATTTTGTTAGAAATTTCcatattttttcttatacttttatatgtagattAAATGTTGTCTTCCAAAAACAACCAAGATACCATTCTTACATCTACAATGTCTTTCATAGTGGGTGGATGATGCGACCATTCTGAGCCTGTTCAATTATGTATACTTTTTTTGTATAATGTGATTAGATCCGCTCAGATGTCGACTCTAAAAGCACGTTTATTGTAACAAGGATTGTTCTGTATTAATACTGTTTTGAATAAAGATTGACTTTTGTGTTGCTAATATGCCTTTTGTTTTTTATGGTTCCATTCTCTTAGGAATGTGACCGTgtttaagggtgtattcacatggaggaaaatgctgCTGAATTTGGGGTTTTAattagcagaaaaaggagcccattgaagtcaatgggagtagagatgagcgaacactgttcggatcagctgatccgaacagcacgctcccatagaaatgaatggaagcacctgtgacgctgactttgccggcggccagcgtcacaggtgcttccattcatttctatggaagcgtgctgttcggatcgcctgatccgaacagtgttcgctcatctctaaatgggaggcttttttttttttcagcactgaatctgacgcggattccacaataaattcagcgccattttcctccatgtgaattacCCTTAAGGCTACACCTCACTACCAAGTGTGCAGGCCCGAGTGGGTGGGGGAAGTTGTTTAGCTGAATGCACGTCTTCTGAGTGACATCCATCCCTCATTGACTTCAGTGAGGGTACAATTTCAATGTCACAGAGcaggatataggacctgcatCAGACCCCTCCCTCCTCCATTGGAAAATCCTTCGCCTGTACACTGGTGCCTCCTGGTTTCTTTACTGGTCACTCAGCCAGTTACTTACTATGGCCCGCGATTGGCTGCGCAAACACAATTTGTATGTTGATGGAAACCAAAAAATGAAGGCCAGTAGGGGCAATGCTGAAACTATATTAGAGAAGGTGAACATAACTTACCtttccaggataaaaaaaaatcttgaccTTATTCCAAAGGACAGGTCATCGATTTCCATAATGGTTTGGATTAGGCACCCGGCACCCTCACTTATTAGCTAGTCTGAGCGGCTGatgcacagagaacagagcaggaagcagacagcactgttctgtgTGTAATAGGCAGACTacggtactgcagatcagttcccattcttttgaatggaaGCTAGGCTACACTAATGCAGTTCATGCAGCATTCTCTATGCGTCAACTGCTGaaaccagctgatcagtggaggtgctgtGTGTTAGAACTTCCACGAATTGATAAAGATGAAATATacctaggataggtcattgattgTTGTAACCCAgaaacggggagggggggggggggagatatttGAGAAATCTCTGAAAATGAATTCCATTTTTCAGTACAGGGTTGTCTGGACAGCCACAGGaacttttgcaaaaaaattttcaGTTTAGGAATCCACCCTAAAGTCTGGGCCCAATTGTAGCTGatattttctgttgcagatttcacCTTATGCATTGCAATCTGTATGTGGCTGATGGAGATATTCTGAATACAAGGCTCAGCTATTTTTCCAGTCCCACACTTTAGTCTCTGTTCTCCTGCACAACCATAGCTTCATTCAAACAGTAAACCCAGGTCCCCATTTTTGTGAAAAGtaggacccccagcgatcagtAGCGTGTaacctgagatataactgtgaGACAATCCTACTGTCTCTACAGGGGATGGTGAATGCCCTATATGCCCTGCCTGTGGTAGTGCCCAGGATGCTCAGGTTCAGACAACAAGACACCAACACGGTTTTGTTGTTTATGGCTTTTAAGGTTTGTACTATGTAAGGCAATTTATTTATGTAAAGAACAAATATATAGTTTCCAAAAAAACAAGCATGAAATTAATACCGTCCATCTAGGTGAGATTACAGACATTgttaaaaatacacaatacatGTTATTTCTCATAAATAAAGTCAATATTAATATGTAGAAAAGATGGCATATAATCTGATAAATGGGAATACCGTACTTGGTGAAGGGTTATGAACACGTTGCTGCTGCAATAACAATGCACAGATGTCTGCATGGCCCATGAGGATGAATGGCGAGCAGGTGCTTTAGATTAGGCACATCAAATTTATACTTGGATGTGATAGAAAAATGCCACTTGCATgtgtacatgtacagtatgtatacacaCAAGGATCCTGCTAGTGTACGTGTAAAGGGAATCTCGCCAGAATCCAGCAGATCAGTTTTTAGCAATATAcaagtgagctctttggagcgatgagagtgttgccattgctccaaagagctcattgggATGTTCAGAGCGATATCTGGGCAACTGTGGCCCTGGAAAGGAAAAACACTGATCCCGgttcctaacctatctgtctgtggTGCTGGCTTTGGGGTCAGGCTGCCAGACTGGAGTTACTGCATGTCCCCCATGTATGAATTACATGTTTATTTGTCTTGCAGCTCCCCCTTCGGTTGTCTATACATACATCTATCAGGTAATGGTTGGCAGAAACAACTAAAGCGCCCGATCATGGGagaagttttgaaaaatgagtccAAAATGTCAATTGATGCCGTACACTTATTTGTGGCCAAGTAACAACCCGAAATTTCCAACacgttagatttttttattttagctgtCGTGGATGGTTATTTGCAATATTTTTTGTAGGCAGAAATCGGCCACGTCGGTCTACTAAAGTCTAATATGGATGGTCAGCTTTAGGGTATTAGTTTACGACGTTACTTTTCTGTATGGAGCTTCCTTCCCCTATCAGATGTCTTAGGGAAAGATTATTGAGCAGTCAGAATTTTATCATACTCAGTCCTTTGGGAGATAAACCACCTCCAAAAATGTTCAACAGTGGCTCAGGTCCAATTCCCATGACTATGTGCTGTCTGGTCTGTATATCCTTTactgcatcatagtgatctatgatggcATCATTGTAAGCCCCAACATATCTACACCCTTTGCAGATGAAGTCTACACAATAAATCAACCATTTCCAGCAGTACAGTAgagttgtagtcgtagtcaggaaaAAAAGTAACTGACTCTGACCTCGAAAtaacattattatttatatttgtccTGTTTTATGCAATTGTCAATATGGTTATGTATTGGCCTACCAATTTCACAGCCCTGATTTTGAGAAGTATAGACGGCAAGACAAGGGGGAAATGCTGCAGGAACAAAAAAGATTAAATTTATGTGTTGTATGTGCGCGGAGAACGAGGATTGTGATGGATGTTATATAAGAGATAGGTGATGTCATTGTAAATGAGCTATGATGTCATCGCCTCTCTGTTTATTAGGATCACCGTACCCCTCCACTGTAAATCATTGATAGTAGATGTCACCTCAGATTCCCATGATTTTTCTTCTAAAGGCCTTCAGTTACAAATAGGGCCATGATACCCTGCCTGGAATATAACAAACTCCTGGGCGTCAAGGCTTGGATAAAGCAGCTGTATACTACTTGAGTCACGGTGAGGTTAGAAGAAGTTACATATGAGACCCCCTTACATGGTCTTTGGTGATATGTGTATAACTTATAGAAATCTGTGTTTGGAGAGATGTAAATGTTCTGGTTGTCGATTGGCACCACTTCACCAAGATGGCTTTTATTAGAAGCTGGCTCATAATGTACTTGAGTACAGCACACTGAAGTCACTAGGCAGCACTTGTAAACAATGTACCCATAAAGATCAGGGGTGTCTGGGGACGCCTCTGAACAGTGCGTATGGCAGTTTTTCAGATTTCTAGATTGAAGCCTAAAAGACACTTTGGGTATCGGTGAGGAAATCTTCATGTCCATTTTGCAAGTCATTACAGTATATAAGATAACAGTATATAATAAAGAGGTATAAAATCTGTGAAGGAATGGTGTGTACACTACATACAAGGCATTAGAAATTTGCTTCTGAGTGGCATTGTGTGAATGGAGGCAGACAAGCAGCAGATGTTATATGTAGCCATGTCCTTGCCGACGACTCCACAGATGATATGAAAGTCAGCAggtcttacagtcctatgaaaaagtttgggcacccctattaatcttaa is part of the Leptodactylus fuscus isolate aLepFus1 chromosome 3, aLepFus1.hap2, whole genome shotgun sequence genome and encodes:
- the FAM168B gene encoding myelin-associated neurite-outgrowth inhibitor isoform X1: MNPVYSPGSSGVPYANAKGIGYPAGFPMGYAAAAPAYSPNMYPGANPAFPSEVEQPSYSTAGMQMYTFGHTFSAARTGAVHSGYTPGTPYKVSCSPTSGTVPPYSSSPNPYQTAVYPVRSAYPQQNPYAQQGTYYTQPLYAAPPHVIHHTTVVQPNGMPATMYPAAIPPPRGSGVAMGMVAGTTMAMSAGTLLTTHSPTPVAPHQVTMPTYRPPGTPTYSYVPTQW
- the FAM168B gene encoding myelin-associated neurite-outgrowth inhibitor isoform X3, which translates into the protein MNPVYSPGSSGVPYANAKGIGYPAGFPMGYAAAAPAYSPNMYPGANPAFPSGYTPGTPYKVSCSPTSGTVPPYSSSPNPYQTAVYPVRSAYPQQNPYAQQGTYYTQPLYAAPPHVIHHTTVVQPNGMPATMYPAAIPPPRGSGVAMGMVAGTTMAMSAGTLLTTHSPTPVAPHQVTMPTYRPPGTPTYSYVPTQW
- the FAM168B gene encoding myelin-associated neurite-outgrowth inhibitor isoform X2, translating into MNPVYSPGSSGVPYANAKGIGYPGFPMGYAAAAPAYSPNMYPGANPAFPSEVEQPSYSTAGMQMYTFGHTFSAARTGAVHSGYTPGTPYKVSCSPTSGTVPPYSSSPNPYQTAVYPVRSAYPQQNPYAQQGTYYTQPLYAAPPHVIHHTTVVQPNGMPATMYPAAIPPPRGSGVAMGMVAGTTMAMSAGTLLTTHSPTPVAPHQVTMPTYRPPGTPTYSYVPTQW
- the FAM168B gene encoding myelin-associated neurite-outgrowth inhibitor isoform X4; its protein translation is MNPVYSPGSSGVPYANAKGIGYPGFPMGYAAAAPAYSPNMYPGANPAFPSGYTPGTPYKVSCSPTSGTVPPYSSSPNPYQTAVYPVRSAYPQQNPYAQQGTYYTQPLYAAPPHVIHHTTVVQPNGMPATMYPAAIPPPRGSGVAMGMVAGTTMAMSAGTLLTTHSPTPVAPHQVTMPTYRPPGTPTYSYVPTQW